The Caulobacter sp. FWC2 region CCCATCTGGTCTCTCGCATCGGCTGGCTGCGCGCCGCCGTGCTGGGCGCCAATGACGGCCTGGTCTCCACGGCCAGCCTGATCGTCGGGGTCGCCGCCGCCTCCGCCAAGTCCAGCGAGATCCTGGTTGCGGGCGTGGCGGCGCTGGTAGCCGGGGCCATGTCGATGGCGGCTGGAGAATATGTGTCGGTCAGCTCCCAAGCCGACACCGAGAAAGCCGATATCGCACGGGAGACGGAAGAGCTGAAAACCGACAGCGAGGCCGAGCACGCCGAGCTGGCCCAGATCTATGTGCAGCGGGGTCTCGAACCCGAGACCGCGAAAATCGTCGCCACCCAATTGATGGCCAAGAACGCGCTGGACGCTCACGCCCGCGACGAACTGGGCATCTCGCTGGCGACGACGGCGCGGCCGGTGCAGGCGGCCCTCGCCTCCGCCGGCAGCTTCACGGTCGGCGCGGCCGCGCCCCTGATCGTCGCCGTTCTGACGCCGGCGTCCGTGATCGTTCCCAGTGTGGTCTTGGTGGCGCTGGTTTGCCTGGCGCTTCTGGGCGTCGCTGGCGCCAAGGCAGGCGGGGCCTCGCCTTGGCGAGCGGCGTTGCGCGTCACCTTCTGGGGCGCGCTGGCCATGGCCGTAACTGCCGGTATCGGCCGTATGGTGGGCACGGTCGTCTAGCGAGCCGGTTGGATATCGCCCGCGTGGCTGAGATCGACTCGCACCTGAGCTGAACAGCTTGCCGCGCCACGAAATAGCTCCCAAGCTCCGCGCATCTGGCCTCGCTGCGGATGGGCGTTACGCGTCCGCGCGGGACCGCCAGGAGGGTCTCCCGTGCTGAAACGAATCCTTGTCGGACTGCTGGCTCTGGCGGCCGTGGGGCTGGTCGGTTTCAGTGTCTTCGCCTGGCGGCCGGCCATCGGCAAGATCGCGCCGCCAGCGCCGTCAAGCTTCGCCCCGGACCTGATCGCGCGCGGCGAGGTGCTCGCGGGCGCCGGCTATTGCTCGACCTGCCACACGGCCAAGGGCGGCCAGCCGTTTGCCGGCGGCTACCCGATGAAGACGAGCTTCGGCACGATCTACTCGACCAACATCACCCCCGACGAGAAGACCGGGATAGGCACGTGGTCGGAGGCGGCCTTCCGCCGGGCGATGCACGAGGGCGTGGCGCGCGACGGCGCCCACCTGTTTCCGGCCTTCCCCTATGATCACTTCACCAAGCTGTCGGACGGCGATGTCACGGCGCTCTACGCCTACATGATGACGCGGCCGGCGGTCGTCGCCCCGGCGAAGCAAAACAGCGTCCCGTTCCCGCTGAACATCCGCGCGCTTCAGGCTGGCTGGAAGCTGCTGTTCTTCAAGCCCGGCCGCTTCGAGCCCGACAAGACCAAGAGCGCGGAATGGAACCGCGGCGCCTATCTGGCCGAAGGCGTCAGCCACTGCGGCGCCTGTCATACGCCGCGCAATGTCCTCGGCGCCGAGAAGCACGACAAGGCCTTTGCCGGCGCGGCGATCGACAACTGGATCGCCCCGCCCCTGACCGCCGCCAATCCCTCACCTGCTCCCTGGGATCAAGCCGAGTTGGTCGCCTATCTGCGCACGGGGGTCAGCCGCTATCACGGCGTCGCGGCGGGCCCGATGGCGCCGGTCGTCCACGATGGACTCATCAAACTGCCCGACGCCGACATCCATGCCCTGGCGGTCTATTTCGCAGATCGCGACGGCGCGGCGACACGCGCCTCGACCCTGGCCCCGGCCCTGCAACGCGCGGTCGCAGCCAACCGGCTGAACGTCGGGCCGCAGAACGATCCGTCTGCAAGGCTCTACACGGCGGCCTGCGCGTCGTGCCACTACAACGGCGCGGGCCAGCCCAACCCGCTCCGTCCGGACCTGGCCCTCAACAGCGCCGTCAACCTGGATGATCCGACCAACCTGATCCAGGTGGTGCTGTACGGCGTCAGCGCCAAGGACGGCGCGCCGGGCGTGGTGATGCCGGGCTTCAGCCGCTTCAGCGACGCCGACATCGCCAAGCTGTCGACCTATCTGCGCGCGACGCGCACGGACAAGCCCGCCTGGCCGAACCTCGAGAAGAAGGTCGCGGCCATCCGCGCGCAGGGAAAGTGAACCAGCCATGACCCAGTTCACGATCAACGGTCGGGCCGTCTCCATCGACGCCGACGAAGATACGCCCCTGCTGTGGGTGATCCGCGACGACATCGGCCTGACCGGCACCAAGTTCGGCTGCGGCATTGGCATGTGCGGCGCCTGCACGGTCCATGTCGGCGGTCGCGCGACACGCTCCTGCATCACGCCAATCAGCGCAGTCGACGGGGCCGAGGTGACGACCATCGAGGGCCTGGACCCGGCCGGCCAGCACCCCGTCCAGCAGGCCTGGTTGGAGCTGCAGACCCCGCAATGCGGCTACTGCCAGTCGGGCCAGATCATGCAGGCCGCCGCCCTGCTCAAGGACTTCCCCGCCCCCACCGACCAGGACATCGACGCCACCATGAGCGGCAACCTGTGTCGCTGCATGACCTATGTCCGCATCCGCGCCGCCATCAAGCAGGCCGCCGCCGCGATGGGAGAAAAGTCGTGAGCCGCCTGCCGACGAAAAGCGCACCGGGCAGCCTGCTGTCGCGTCGCAACTTCCTGGTCGCCTCCACCGGCGCCGGCCTGGCCTTTGGCTTCTCGGCCCTGGTCGAGGCGGCGATGGATCCGGCCGCGCCCGGCGGTGTTCCGATGACCGCGACCGGCCCTCGTTTCGAGCCGACCTTGTGGTTCGCCATCGATGGCGAGGGGATCGTCACGGTCAACATCATCCGGGCCGAGATGGGCCAGCATGTCGGCACCGCCCTCGCCCGGATCCTGGCCGACGAGCTGGACGTGGCCTGGGACAAGGTCCGCATCGTCCATGTCGACACCGATCCCAAGTGGGGCCTGATGGTCACCGGCGGCAGCTGGTCGGTGTGGCAGACCTTCCCGATCTTCAGCCAGGCCGGCGCGGCCGGACGCATCGCCCTGGTCGAGGCCGGGGCCAAGCTGCTGAACGTCTCGCCGACCGGCGGGACGGCGCGCGGCGGCGTGGTCCATGTCGGCGGCAAGTCGATCTCGTACGGCGACATCGTCAAGCGCGGCGGCGTCGCGCGGCAGTTCACGCCCGAGGAACTGGCCAAGCTGCCGATCAAGCCGGCCGCCGAGCGCAAGCTGATCGGCAAGCCGGGCAAGGCGCTGGACATCGCCGCCAAGACCAACGGAACGGCGATCTACGGCATAGACGCCAAGGTCCCCGGCATGGTGTTCGCGCGTCCCAAGCTGCCGCCTACCCGCCACGGGGCCAAGGTGCTGTCGGTGAACGACAGCGCCGCGAAGAAGATCAAGGGCTACCTGCGCTGCCTGACGCTGGAAGATCCGTCGGACACCGTGCCCGGCTGGGTGCTGGTGATCGCCGAGAGCTATCCGGCGGCCTTGCGCGCGTCGGAACTGGTCAAGGTGAAATGGGCCGCCGGCCCCGGCGCCAAGGTGTCGGAAAAGGACCTGCAGGACCACGCCGCAAGCCTGATCGCCAAGGCCGACGGCGGGGCGCTGCTGGAGAACAAGACCGCCGACACCGCTTCGGCCTTCAAGGCCGCCAAGTCGGTGCTGGAGCAGACCTACACCGCCGCCACCGTGCTGCACTTCCAGCTCGAGCCCCTCAACGCCCTGGCCTTCGAGAAGGACGGGGTGATGGAGATTCACACCGGCAACCAGTGGCAGAGCCTGATCCTGCCGACCCTGGCCAAGGCCCTGGGACGTCCCGAGACCAAGATCGTCATGCGCACCTACATGCTGGGCGGCGGTTTCGGGAGACGGCTGAACGGCGACTACGCGGTGCCGGCGGCCCTGGCGGCCAAGGCGCTGGGCAAGCCGGTCAAGCTGGTGCTGACCCGTGAGGACGACGTGCGCTTCGACTCGGTGCGCTCGCCCTCGGTGCAGACGATCCGCATGGCCTTCGACGGGGCGGGAAACATCCTCGCCCAGGAGCATCACGCCGCCGCCGGCTGGCCGACCCTGGCCAATGCGCCGGCCCTGATGCCCAAGGGCAAGAATGGCGTGGCCTATGACCCCTTCGCCATCTCCGGCGCCGACCACTGGTACGAGGTCGGCGCGCACAAGGTGCGGGCCATCAACAACGACCTGGCCAACGAGACCTTCCGTCCAGGCTGGCTGCGATCGGTGGGACCGGGCTGGACCAACTGGGCGGGTGAGAGCTTCATCGACGAGGCCGCCCATCACCTCAAGACCGATCCGGTAGCCCTGCGGCTGAAGCTGCTGACAGGCGCGGGCGCCAACGCCGGCAGCGACGCCAGCACCAAGGGCGGCGCCAAGCGCCAGGCCGAGGTCGTCAGGCGCGCTGCCGAAGCCGCCGGCTGGGGCAGGCCCCTGCCCAAGGACACCGCCCTGGGCCTGGCCACCAGCTTCGGCCAGGAACGCGACA contains the following coding sequences:
- a CDS encoding cytochrome c encodes the protein MLKRILVGLLALAAVGLVGFSVFAWRPAIGKIAPPAPSSFAPDLIARGEVLAGAGYCSTCHTAKGGQPFAGGYPMKTSFGTIYSTNITPDEKTGIGTWSEAAFRRAMHEGVARDGAHLFPAFPYDHFTKLSDGDVTALYAYMMTRPAVVAPAKQNSVPFPLNIRALQAGWKLLFFKPGRFEPDKTKSAEWNRGAYLAEGVSHCGACHTPRNVLGAEKHDKAFAGAAIDNWIAPPLTAANPSPAPWDQAELVAYLRTGVSRYHGVAAGPMAPVVHDGLIKLPDADIHALAVYFADRDGAATRASTLAPALQRAVAANRLNVGPQNDPSARLYTAACASCHYNGAGQPNPLRPDLALNSAVNLDDPTNLIQVVLYGVSAKDGAPGVVMPGFSRFSDADIAKLSTYLRATRTDKPAWPNLEKKVAAIRAQGK
- a CDS encoding VIT family protein; this encodes MVRSYRHPEAHLVSRIGWLRAAVLGANDGLVSTASLIVGVAAASAKSSEILVAGVAALVAGAMSMAAGEYVSVSSQADTEKADIARETEELKTDSEAEHAELAQIYVQRGLEPETAKIVATQLMAKNALDAHARDELGISLATTARPVQAALASAGSFTVGAAAPLIVAVLTPASVIVPSVVLVALVCLALLGVAGAKAGGASPWRAALRVTFWGALAMAVTAGIGRMVGTVV
- a CDS encoding (2Fe-2S)-binding protein — protein: MTQFTINGRAVSIDADEDTPLLWVIRDDIGLTGTKFGCGIGMCGACTVHVGGRATRSCITPISAVDGAEVTTIEGLDPAGQHPVQQAWLELQTPQCGYCQSGQIMQAAALLKDFPAPTDQDIDATMSGNLCRCMTYVRIRAAIKQAAAAMGEKS
- a CDS encoding xanthine dehydrogenase family protein molybdopterin-binding subunit; amino-acid sequence: MSRLPTKSAPGSLLSRRNFLVASTGAGLAFGFSALVEAAMDPAAPGGVPMTATGPRFEPTLWFAIDGEGIVTVNIIRAEMGQHVGTALARILADELDVAWDKVRIVHVDTDPKWGLMVTGGSWSVWQTFPIFSQAGAAGRIALVEAGAKLLNVSPTGGTARGGVVHVGGKSISYGDIVKRGGVARQFTPEELAKLPIKPAAERKLIGKPGKALDIAAKTNGTAIYGIDAKVPGMVFARPKLPPTRHGAKVLSVNDSAAKKIKGYLRCLTLEDPSDTVPGWVLVIAESYPAALRASELVKVKWAAGPGAKVSEKDLQDHAASLIAKADGGALLENKTADTASAFKAAKSVLEQTYTAATVLHFQLEPLNALAFEKDGVMEIHTGNQWQSLILPTLAKALGRPETKIVMRTYMLGGGFGRRLNGDYAVPAALAAKALGKPVKLVLTREDDVRFDSVRSPSVQTIRMAFDGAGNILAQEHHAAAGWPTLANAPALMPKGKNGVAYDPFAISGADHWYEVGAHKVRAINNDLANETFRPGWLRSVGPGWTNWAGESFIDEAAHHLKTDPVALRLKLLTGAGANAGSDASTKGGAKRQAEVVRRAAEAAGWGRPLPKDTALGLATSFGQERDMPTWVACVARVHVDRATGVVTVQKLTLVTDAGTIVDPDGALAQTEGAALWGLSMALHEGTEFVDGQVKDLNLDTYTPLRISDTPELDIQFVDSVEVPVGLGEPATTVVAPAIANAIFRAVGVRLRHIPIRSADVLSGLTGRS